Proteins encoded by one window of Campylobacter concisus:
- the aroA gene encoding 3-phosphoshikimate 1-carboxyvinyltransferase, translating into MRIYPLEKSLNLTIDDIAADKSISHRCAMFSLLSDKPSRVRNYLRAGDTLNTLKIVELLGAKVEDSGSEITITPPQKIKEPNEILECGNSGTAMRLFMGLLAAQDGFFVLSGDRYLNSRPMARIANPLNDMGAKIDGANNANNAPLCIRGTKFERFSFDSKIASAQVKSALLLAALYSNGCKFSEPELSRDHTERMLAGMGADIKRDDLEITLEPMKAPLAPLDIDVPNDPSSAFFFAVAALIIPGSHIILKNILLNKTRIEAYKILEKMGAEIKFHKTSSKYEDIGDIEVRYSPNLKGVEVSENISWLIDEAPALAIAFACAKGQSKLINAKELRVKESDRIAVTINALKQCGVDASELEDGFIINGSEAKFATIDSHGDHRIAMSFAVLGLKYGMQIEKSEFIATSFPNFAEILKKMGARVED; encoded by the coding sequence ATGAGAATTTATCCATTAGAAAAAAGTCTAAATTTAACCATCGATGACATCGCGGCTGATAAGTCTATCTCACATAGATGCGCGATGTTTTCGCTTTTAAGCGATAAACCATCTCGCGTTAGAAACTATCTAAGAGCAGGCGACACGCTAAATACCTTAAAAATAGTCGAGCTTTTAGGTGCAAAGGTCGAAGACAGTGGTTCTGAAATAACGATCACACCGCCACAAAAGATAAAAGAGCCAAATGAAATTTTAGAGTGTGGCAACTCTGGTACGGCAATGAGGCTTTTTATGGGACTATTAGCCGCACAGGATGGCTTTTTCGTACTAAGTGGCGATAGATATTTAAACTCACGCCCGATGGCAAGAATAGCAAATCCACTAAACGATATGGGTGCAAAGATAGATGGTGCAAACAACGCAAACAACGCCCCGCTTTGCATAAGAGGGACAAAATTTGAAAGATTTAGTTTTGATAGCAAGATTGCCTCAGCTCAGGTAAAAAGTGCCCTTTTGCTAGCAGCTCTTTACTCAAATGGCTGCAAATTTAGTGAGCCAGAGCTAAGCAGAGATCATACTGAGCGTATGCTAGCTGGCATGGGAGCTGATATAAAGCGTGACGACCTAGAGATCACTTTAGAGCCGATGAAAGCTCCACTTGCGCCACTTGATATAGACGTGCCAAATGATCCAAGTTCTGCATTTTTCTTTGCGGTCGCAGCACTTATCATTCCGGGCTCACACATTATTTTAAAAAATATCTTGCTAAATAAAACTCGTATCGAAGCTTATAAAATTCTAGAAAAAATGGGAGCTGAGATAAAATTTCACAAAACTTCAAGCAAGTACGAAGATATCGGTGATATCGAGGTTAGATATTCGCCAAATTTAAAAGGCGTAGAGGTTAGTGAAAATATCTCGTGGCTCATTGATGAAGCCCCGGCTTTAGCCATCGCATTTGCCTGCGCTAAAGGCCAAAGCAAGCTAATAAATGCAAAAGAGCTTCGCGTAAAAGAGAGTGATAGGATAGCCGTCACGATAAATGCGTTAAAGCAGTGCGGCGTTGATGCTAGCGAGCTTGAAGATGGATTTATCATAAATGGTTCAGAGGCTAAATTTGCCACGATAGATAGCCATGGAGATCATAGGATTGCGATGAGCTTTGCTGTACTTGGACTAAAATATGGCATGCAGATAGAAAAGAGCGAATTTATCGCTACTTCGTTTCCAAATTTTGCTGAAATTTTAAAGAAAATGGGAGCTAGAGTTGAAGATTGA